Proteins encoded together in one Streptomyces sp. B1I3 window:
- a CDS encoding superoxide dismutase, whose translation MATYTLPELPYDYAALEPVINPQIIELHHDKHHAAYVKGANDTLEQLEEARDKQAWGAINGLQKNLAFHLSGHILHSIYWHNMTGDGGGEPLAADGVGDLADAITDSFGSYAGFKAQLTKAAATTQGSGWGVLAYEPVSGKLIVEQVYDHQGNVGQGSVPILVFDAWEHAFYLQYKNQKVDFIEAMWRVVNWQDVAKRYAAAKERADVLLLAP comes from the coding sequence ATGGCCACGTACACGCTCCCGGAACTTCCGTACGACTACGCGGCGCTCGAACCGGTCATCAATCCGCAGATCATCGAGCTCCACCACGACAAGCACCACGCCGCGTACGTCAAGGGGGCGAACGACACCCTGGAGCAGCTGGAGGAGGCTCGCGACAAGCAGGCCTGGGGCGCGATCAACGGCCTGCAGAAGAATCTCGCCTTCCACCTCTCCGGCCACATCCTGCATTCGATCTACTGGCACAACATGACCGGCGACGGTGGCGGCGAACCGCTCGCGGCGGACGGTGTGGGTGACCTCGCGGACGCGATCACCGACTCCTTCGGCTCCTACGCCGGCTTCAAGGCGCAGCTGACCAAGGCCGCGGCGACCACCCAGGGGTCGGGGTGGGGCGTCCTCGCGTACGAGCCGGTCAGCGGCAAGCTGATCGTCGAGCAGGTCTACGACCACCAGGGCAACGTCGGCCAGGGTTCCGTCCCGATCCTGGTGTTCGACGCCTGGGAGCACGCCTTCTACCTGCAGTACAAGAACCAGAAGGTGGACTTCATCGAGGCCATGTGGCGCGTCGTCAACTGGCAGGACGTGGCGAAGCGCTACGCCGCGGCCAAGGAGCGCGCGGACGTGCTCCTGCTCGCCCCCTGA
- a CDS encoding amino acid permease encodes MSRTSSPPPTDAAAPAAGSALTHGLKQRHLSMIALGGVIGAGLFVGSGAGIAAAGPSIVIAYGISGLLVMFVMRMLGEMSAANPASGSFSVHAERAIGPWAGFTAGWAFWVLLCVAVGLEGIGAAQIVTGWLPGTPEWAWVALFMLVFLGTNLASVKNFGEFEFWFATLKVVAITLFLVLGVLAILGILPGTDSPGGSNLTGKGGFLPNGSNGFIIGLLASVFAYGGLETVTIAAAESEDPVRGVAKAVRTAMWRIAVFYVGSMAVIVALVPWDEPEVAEVGPFYATLDHLGISGAAEIMNVVILVALLSAMNANIYGASRMACSLVARGQGPKRLGTVSSGVPRNAVLVSSVFGFLCVLLSYWRPDDVFPWLLNMIGAVILVVWIFIAVSQLVLRRRLEREAPDRLVVRMWLFPALTIVALVAMTGIFFLMLRQPDTRDQLLATGALTAVLIVIGLVRQKRAARGPRG; translated from the coding sequence ATGTCCCGGACCTCCTCGCCGCCCCCCACGGACGCCGCCGCACCCGCTGCCGGCTCCGCCCTCACGCACGGCCTCAAGCAGCGCCATCTGTCGATGATCGCCCTCGGTGGTGTCATCGGGGCCGGGCTGTTCGTCGGCTCCGGCGCCGGTATCGCCGCCGCCGGCCCCTCCATCGTCATCGCCTACGGCATCTCCGGGCTGCTGGTCATGTTCGTGATGCGCATGCTCGGCGAGATGTCGGCCGCCAATCCGGCGTCCGGCTCGTTCTCCGTCCACGCCGAGCGGGCGATCGGGCCGTGGGCCGGCTTCACCGCGGGGTGGGCGTTCTGGGTACTGCTCTGCGTCGCTGTCGGCCTGGAGGGCATCGGCGCCGCGCAGATCGTCACGGGCTGGCTGCCCGGCACGCCCGAGTGGGCCTGGGTCGCCCTGTTCATGCTGGTCTTCCTCGGTACGAACCTCGCATCCGTGAAGAACTTCGGCGAGTTCGAGTTCTGGTTCGCCACGCTCAAGGTCGTCGCCATCACGCTCTTCCTCGTGCTCGGCGTGCTCGCGATCCTCGGGATCCTGCCCGGCACCGACTCCCCCGGCGGCTCGAACCTCACCGGGAAGGGCGGCTTTCTGCCGAACGGTTCGAACGGCTTCATCATCGGGCTGCTCGCCTCCGTGTTCGCCTACGGCGGGCTGGAGACGGTCACGATCGCCGCGGCCGAGTCGGAGGACCCGGTGCGGGGTGTCGCCAAGGCCGTGCGCACGGCGATGTGGCGGATCGCGGTGTTCTACGTCGGTTCCATGGCCGTCATCGTCGCCCTCGTGCCGTGGGACGAGCCGGAGGTCGCCGAGGTCGGTCCGTTCTACGCGACCCTGGACCACCTCGGCATCAGCGGCGCCGCGGAGATCATGAACGTGGTCATCCTGGTCGCCCTGCTCTCCGCGATGAACGCGAACATCTACGGCGCTTCACGCATGGCCTGCTCCCTCGTCGCGCGCGGCCAGGGCCCGAAGCGGCTCGGCACGGTCTCCTCGGGTGTGCCGCGCAACGCCGTACTCGTGTCGTCCGTCTTCGGGTTCCTGTGCGTACTGCTCAGCTACTGGCGCCCCGACGACGTCTTCCCGTGGCTGCTCAACATGATCGGCGCGGTGATCCTGGTCGTCTGGATCTTCATCGCCGTCTCCCAGCTGGTCCTGCGCCGGCGGCTGGAGCGCGAGGCCCCGGACCGGCTGGTCGTCCGCATGTGGCTCTTCCCGGCCCTGACGATCGTGGCGCTCGTCGCCATGACGGGCATATTCTTCCTGATGCTGCGTCAGCCGGACACCCGTGACCAGTTGCTGGCGACCGGGGCGCTGACCGCGGTGCTGATCGTCATCGGCCTGGTGCGGCAGAAGCGGGCGGCGCGCGGCCCGCGCGGCTGA